The genomic stretch TCAACATCCGCACTCCTCCCAGACGCGCACTGCATTGCTGTGGAAAAATAAGGGGCTACGGCTTCAATACTGCGGCGAAAACACAGATAGTCCATGTCGCTGTGAGCACCGTTATCCTCCCGGTCAACGAGTCCGGGCTTTGGACTCGTATCAAGCTCCTGAAGCATGGCCCAGCCCGGAAGCGGGAACAGGCTTTCGGTTCGAGCCTGTTCCCTGTCCTGCCTTGACCGGCTCGCAAAATAAGGCTCAGGTTCGTGAAGCTGCGTTTTTTCGTTTAACGATAAAATCACGTACTATCGGTCCCGCAATGGAAATAATGGTCAGAATTATAAGAATGATACAGAGCGGTGATGCAAAAAAGATCTTCAGACTTCCGTTGGATATTACGAAAGCCTGACGGAAGGACTGTTCCATATCGTTTCCTACTATTACCGCCAGAATAAGGGGCGTTGCGGGGATCCTGGCTGCGGAGAGAAAATACCCCACAACACCAAATATGATCAGCAGGTAAAAATCGATCACACTGTAGCTGATGGCGTAGGTCCCGACAAACGCAAGACCAAGCACTATGGGATACAGAACCCTCGGCGGTACAGAGAGTACACGCACAAGAGCACCGGCCATGGGTATATTGATAAAGGCCAGAATAATATTCCCCACGAACATGCTCGCTATCAGGGCCCAGACAACGGTGGACTGCTGCTGGAACAGCATCGGTCCCGGCTGCAGGCCGAGCATCAGGAGGGCTCCCATCATAACTGCAGTGGTTCCCGATCCGGGTATCCCTAAGGTCAGCATGGGAATCATAGCCCCTACCGAGGCGGCATTGTTGGCTGCTTCCGGTGCCGCGACTCCTTCGATCGCGCCTTTTCCAAACTCATCAGGATGGTCGGACAGGTTCTTTTCGTTATTGTAGGAAAGCAGCGAAGCCATTGTTCCGCCGGCCCCCGGCAGGGCACCGATAAAGAAGCCGAAAGGAGACGACCGCAGAATGGGCCACACACAGCGCTTCCACTGGGCCATGCTTATCCAGATTCTTCCGAACTTGGTCTGGGCCTTCTTGTGACCTTCCGCTATGTTACGAAAGCTCTTAAAGACCTCCCCCAGGGCAAACACGGCGATTATTACAACCAGGAAATCGATGCCTGCTTCCAACTCGAGTATACCGAAGGTAAAGCGTTTGATCCCCGATTGGCCGTCGATTCCGATGGTGGCTATCATGAGACCCAGAAGAGTAGCAATAAAGCCTTTCAGACTGTCTCCTTTACTCATGGAGGCCGTAGCCGAAAGGGCAAAGACAAAGAGCATAAAATATTCGGCGGGCCCGAACCTGAGGGCAAAGCGGGCAACCGGAAGCGCCACCGCTACCATTAGAATTGTGGCGATTATACCGCCAATAAAGGATGCAATGGCGGATATCGCCAGAGCAGCTTCCGCCTCACCCTTAAGAGTCATTGGATACCCGTCAAAGGTTGCAGCCACTGCTGCCCCGTCTCCCGGGGTATTAATCAGGATAGAGGACCTTGATCCCCCGTACATGGCGCCGTAGTAGACCCCCGCCATGGTAATAAGGGAGGCTGTCGGACCCATTACAAAGGTCAGGGGCAGCAGAACCGCTACACCTGTGGCAGGGCCAAGACCGGGAAGCATCCCGATTACCGTTCCGAGAATTCCCCCGATGGTAACCCACAGTATGTTCAACGGCTGTATAGCAATTCCCAGTCCCTGAAACAGAAAAGTAAGTGTTTCCATGGTGAACTCCTAAAACCAGATAATCGGTGTTTGCGGAAGATAGACCCCGAGGGTCTTGGCAAACAGCAGATAGATAAAAAGGCTGAAGGTCAGCGAAACCACCGTGTTGACCTTCCATTTTGCTGCTCCATTAAACAGGAACAGCTCCGCCTGCAGAAAAACAAAGGTGGAAAGCACATACCCGATGGGTTTGAACAGCACTGCGTACATAACGCCGAAGAGACAGGTGAAAATGATCTTCGACAGAAAGGGGTTCACGGTACCATGGGCTGTTTTTCCGTCCTTCTTTATGCGCAGAAACTCCCTGAAAAGAAGATACGCGGAGCAGAGTATCATTAAAACTCCCAACCCGGCGGGAAAAACCTTGGGAGCATGAGGAATCCCTACGCTGGCTGCCGGCAGATTCAGACTCATCCAGGTTACGGCCAGTCCGATGACTAAAGAAATGGCTCCGGAAATCAGTGTCATATTCATTCTTTTCCTCACAGAAAGCGCGAAGCGGTCGCCTCAGGGACGGCCGCTTCGCAGATTGTAATGGACAGGATCAGTCAGCGAGCATTCCTATTTCATCAAGGATGCTGCGGTAAGACTGGTCGACCTTTTTCAGGAACGCAAGATACTCGGGACCTTGCATGTAAAAGTCATCCCAGCCGTTCTTGATTTTTGCCTGC from Marispirochaeta sp. encodes the following:
- a CDS encoding tripartite tricarboxylate transporter permease, which produces METLTFLFQGLGIAIQPLNILWVTIGGILGTVIGMLPGLGPATGVAVLLPLTFVMGPTASLITMAGVYYGAMYGGSRSSILINTPGDGAAVAATFDGYPMTLKGEAEAALAISAIASFIGGIIATILMVAVALPVARFALRFGPAEYFMLFVFALSATASMSKGDSLKGFIATLLGLMIATIGIDGQSGIKRFTFGILELEAGIDFLVVIIAVFALGEVFKSFRNIAEGHKKAQTKFGRIWISMAQWKRCVWPILRSSPFGFFIGALPGAGGTMASLLSYNNEKNLSDHPDEFGKGAIEGVAAPEAANNAASVGAMIPMLTLGIPGSGTTAVMMGALLMLGLQPGPMLFQQQSTVVWALIASMFVGNIILAFINIPMAGALVRVLSVPPRVLYPIVLGLAFVGTYAISYSVIDFYLLIIFGVVGYFLSAARIPATPLILAVIVGNDMEQSFRQAFVISNGSLKIFFASPLCIILIILTIISIAGPIVRDFIVKRKNAASRT
- a CDS encoding tripartite tricarboxylate transporter TctB family protein; this encodes MNMTLISGAISLVIGLAVTWMSLNLPAASVGIPHAPKVFPAGLGVLMILCSAYLLFREFLRIKKDGKTAHGTVNPFLSKIIFTCLFGVMYAVLFKPIGYVLSTFVFLQAELFLFNGAAKWKVNTVVSLTFSLFIYLLFAKTLGVYLPQTPIIWF